From a single Apium graveolens cultivar Ventura chromosome 2, ASM990537v1, whole genome shotgun sequence genomic region:
- the LOC141705275 gene encoding uncharacterized protein LOC141705275 isoform X2, translating to MENTFKDLPPLKRFRLIQQQQELQLKSLPAKKRNLFSTNSSPPSSPPTYSLPAKKRVSAFRPFDLNLEYPFSENDELGLIKAPLEKNQESQENQKIDDLGLNLDYPFLEIDEIGQIKKPLQKNQENQEIDDLGLNGLGQFKKPLETIQENDENVGIDDDGIVCAVCLSTDADPLDPIVFCDGCDLMVHTTCYGSPLTNGVPEGDWFCSKCLITKKDNTKVVSCCLCPEANGAMKRTVDKKWAHIVCALFVPEVFFKDSEGREGIDCSEVPLRRYHKKCYVCDTMKGCVIDCSEPKCPLAFHVTCGLKNELCIEYKEGKSKGAIVAGFCETHTNLWTKLSGKFKIVARDEHKRN from the exons ATGGAAAACACTTTCAAAGATTTGCCTCCCCTGAAGAGATTCAGGCTCATTCAACAACAACAAGAGCTCCAACTCAAGTCTCTCCCCGCGAAAAAACGCAACCTTTTTAGTACTAATTCATCTCCACCGTCATCACCCCCTACTTATTCTCTCCCCGCTAAGAAAAGGGTCTCTGCATTTCGCCCTTTTGACCTGAATCTTGAGTACCCTTTTTCCGAAAACGATGAATTAGGCCTGATCAAGGCACCCCTTGaaaaaaatcaagaaagtcaAGAAAATCAAAAAATTGATGATTTAGGCCTAAATCTTGATTACCCTTTTTTGGAAATTGATGAAATAGGCCAAATCAAGAAACCCctccaaaaaaatcaagaaaatcaagaaattgaTGATTTAGGCCTAAATGGATTAGGCCAATTCAAGAAACCCCTCGAAACAATTCAAGAAAATGATGAAAATGTTGGTATTGATGATGATGGGATTGTTTGTGCTGTTTGTTTAAGCACAGATGCTGATCCATTGGACCCTATCGTGTTCTGCGATGGGTGTGATCTAATGGTTCACACTACTTGTTATGGTAGTCCACTGACTAATGGAGTACCAGAAGGTGATTGGTTCTGTTCAAAGTGCCTAATTACCAAAAAAGACAACACGAAAGTTGTTTCGTGTTGTCTTTGTCCTGAGGCTAATGGTGCGATGAAGCGCACTGTGGACAAAAAATGGGCTCACATTGTGTGTGCTTTGTTTGTTCCTGAGGTGTTTTTTAAGGACTCTGAGGGGCGTGAAGGGATCGATTGTTCTGAGGTTCCTTTGAGAAGGTATCATAAGAAATGCTATGTTTGTGATACGATGAAAGGGTGTGTTATCGATTGTTCTGAGCCTAAGTGTCCTTTGGCCTTTCATGTTACTTGTGGATTGAAAAATGAGCTTTGTATTGAGTACAAAGAAGGGAAGAGTAAGGGGGCTATTGTCGCGGGTTTTTGCGAGACTCATACTAATTTGTGGACTAAG CTATCTGGGAAGTTCAAGATTGTTGCAAGAGATGAGCATAAGAGGAACTAG
- the LOC141705275 gene encoding uncharacterized protein LOC141705275 isoform X1: protein MENTFKDLPPLKRFRLIQQQQELQLKSLPAKKRNLFSTNSSPPSSPPTYSLPAKKRVSAFRPFDLNLEYPFSENDELGLIKAPLEKNQESQENQKIDDLGLNLDYPFLEIDEIGQIKKPLQKNQENQEIDDLGLNGLGQFKKPLETIQENDENVGIDDDGIVCAVCLSTDADPLDPIVFCDGCDLMVHTTCYGSPLTNGVPEGDWFCSKCLITKKDNTKVVSCCLCPEANGAMKRTVDKKWAHIVCALFVPEVFFKDSEGREGIDCSEVPLRRYHKKCYVCDTMKGCVIDCSEPKCPLAFHVTCGLKNELCIEYKEGKSKGAIVAGFCETHTNLWTKQQLSGKFKIVARDEHKRN, encoded by the exons ATGGAAAACACTTTCAAAGATTTGCCTCCCCTGAAGAGATTCAGGCTCATTCAACAACAACAAGAGCTCCAACTCAAGTCTCTCCCCGCGAAAAAACGCAACCTTTTTAGTACTAATTCATCTCCACCGTCATCACCCCCTACTTATTCTCTCCCCGCTAAGAAAAGGGTCTCTGCATTTCGCCCTTTTGACCTGAATCTTGAGTACCCTTTTTCCGAAAACGATGAATTAGGCCTGATCAAGGCACCCCTTGaaaaaaatcaagaaagtcaAGAAAATCAAAAAATTGATGATTTAGGCCTAAATCTTGATTACCCTTTTTTGGAAATTGATGAAATAGGCCAAATCAAGAAACCCctccaaaaaaatcaagaaaatcaagaaattgaTGATTTAGGCCTAAATGGATTAGGCCAATTCAAGAAACCCCTCGAAACAATTCAAGAAAATGATGAAAATGTTGGTATTGATGATGATGGGATTGTTTGTGCTGTTTGTTTAAGCACAGATGCTGATCCATTGGACCCTATCGTGTTCTGCGATGGGTGTGATCTAATGGTTCACACTACTTGTTATGGTAGTCCACTGACTAATGGAGTACCAGAAGGTGATTGGTTCTGTTCAAAGTGCCTAATTACCAAAAAAGACAACACGAAAGTTGTTTCGTGTTGTCTTTGTCCTGAGGCTAATGGTGCGATGAAGCGCACTGTGGACAAAAAATGGGCTCACATTGTGTGTGCTTTGTTTGTTCCTGAGGTGTTTTTTAAGGACTCTGAGGGGCGTGAAGGGATCGATTGTTCTGAGGTTCCTTTGAGAAGGTATCATAAGAAATGCTATGTTTGTGATACGATGAAAGGGTGTGTTATCGATTGTTCTGAGCCTAAGTGTCCTTTGGCCTTTCATGTTACTTGTGGATTGAAAAATGAGCTTTGTATTGAGTACAAAGAAGGGAAGAGTAAGGGGGCTATTGTCGCGGGTTTTTGCGAGACTCATACTAATTTGTGGACTAAG CAACAGCTATCTGGGAAGTTCAAGATTGTTGCAAGAGATGAGCATAAGAGGAACTAG